A genomic segment from Bosea sp. OAE506 encodes:
- the ribB gene encoding 3,4-dihydroxy-2-butanone-4-phosphate synthase: MKLDAWLSHNKIGRSAFARLVGLSPASVTALCNDQSAWISRESAERIAAATGGAVTPNDFLGLVRPREAAMPNNVTATIEAFARGEIVIVTDDDDRENEGDLIVAASLCTPEKMAFIIRNTCGIVCAPLTASEARRLRLDPMVSSNDAPLGTAFTVTVDVKHGLTTGISAEQRCNTVRALANGNMGAGDFVRPGHVFPLIAKEGGVLMRSGHTEAAVDLCKLADLPAVGVICELANDDGTVMKGPQIVAFAEKHGLKQITVADLIAYRQSREKLVERVHSFPVKSAFGEMTGHVYVTPFDDTQHFAFVMGKIGEGERIPSRLHRADVVADVIGGAGAIQCALRAFQEDGRGVLVYLRDGSAGVPIKPVEEGADAQRSQQWREVGLGAQILRDLGVRSIVNLASSPRSFVGLSGFGIEIAETRPLT; encoded by the coding sequence ATGAAGCTCGATGCCTGGCTGTCACACAACAAGATCGGCCGCAGCGCCTTTGCGCGGCTGGTCGGCCTATCGCCGGCCAGCGTGACGGCGCTCTGCAACGACCAGAGCGCCTGGATCTCGCGCGAAAGCGCCGAGCGCATCGCCGCCGCCACCGGCGGCGCCGTCACCCCCAATGATTTCCTCGGCCTGGTCAGGCCGCGCGAGGCCGCCATGCCCAACAACGTCACCGCTACCATCGAGGCCTTCGCCCGCGGCGAGATCGTCATCGTCACCGATGACGATGATCGCGAGAACGAGGGCGATCTGATCGTCGCCGCCTCGCTCTGCACGCCGGAGAAGATGGCCTTCATCATCCGCAACACCTGCGGCATCGTTTGCGCGCCCCTGACCGCATCCGAAGCCCGGCGCCTGCGACTGGACCCGATGGTGTCCTCGAACGACGCGCCGCTGGGCACGGCCTTCACGGTCACGGTCGACGTCAAGCACGGGCTGACGACCGGCATCTCGGCCGAGCAGCGCTGCAACACGGTGCGGGCGCTGGCGAACGGCAATATGGGCGCGGGCGACTTCGTGCGGCCGGGCCATGTCTTCCCGCTGATCGCCAAGGAGGGCGGGGTGCTGATGCGCTCGGGCCATACCGAGGCGGCGGTGGACCTGTGCAAGCTCGCCGATCTGCCGGCGGTCGGCGTCATCTGCGAACTCGCCAATGACGACGGCACGGTGATGAAGGGGCCGCAGATCGTCGCCTTCGCCGAGAAGCACGGCCTGAAGCAGATCACGGTGGCGGACCTCATCGCCTATCGCCAGTCGCGCGAGAAGCTGGTCGAGCGGGTCCATTCCTTCCCGGTGAAGAGCGCCTTCGGCGAGATGACGGGCCATGTCTATGTGACACCGTTCGACGACACGCAGCATTTCGCCTTCGTGATGGGCAAGATCGGCGAAGGCGAGCGCATCCCGTCGCGGCTGCACCGCGCCGACGTCGTGGCCGATGTGATCGGCGGAGCGGGCGCTATCCAGTGTGCGCTGCGGGCCTTCCAGGAGGATGGGCGCGGCGTGCTGGTCTATCTGCGCGACGGTTCGGCCGGCGTGCCGATCAAGCCGGTCGAGGAGGGGGCGGATGCGCAGCGCAGCCAGCAATGGCGCGAGGTCGGCCTCGGGGCGCAGATTCTGCGCGATCTCGGCGTGCGTTCGATCGTGAACCTGGCCTCGTCGCCGCGCTCCTTCGTCGGGCTCAGCGGGTTCGGCATCGAGATCGCGGAAACCCGCCCGCTGACGTGA
- a CDS encoding histidine phosphatase family protein, whose amino-acid sequence MVPITLPHRLILIRHGETDWNREGRLQGGQDIPLNDLGRRQAAEAAERLRTLAPGFAALDYIGSPMKRARETMDILRATLGMEAGAYRTDDRLKELTFGSWEGYTWRDIRKAEREQAQLRERDKWSFVPPGGESYAMLAERIRPVLEGLPGETVVVSHGGVARAVLALVGAVPPAKASMVEIWQGKILVVTGNRADWV is encoded by the coding sequence ATGGTCCCGATCACGCTCCCGCACCGGCTCATCCTCATCCGCCACGGCGAGACCGACTGGAATCGCGAGGGCCGCCTCCAGGGCGGCCAGGACATCCCCCTCAACGATCTCGGCCGGCGTCAGGCAGCCGAAGCGGCCGAGCGACTGCGGACGCTGGCTCCCGGCTTTGCTGCGCTCGACTATATCGGCTCGCCGATGAAGCGGGCGCGCGAGACGATGGACATCCTGCGCGCCACGCTGGGGATGGAGGCAGGCGCCTACCGCACCGACGACCGGCTGAAGGAGCTGACCTTCGGCAGCTGGGAGGGCTACACCTGGCGCGACATCCGCAAGGCCGAGCGCGAGCAGGCGCAGCTGCGCGAGCGCGACAAATGGAGCTTCGTGCCACCCGGCGGCGAGAGCTACGCCATGCTCGCCGAGCGCATCCGGCCGGTTCTGGAGGGGCTGCCCGGCGAGACCGTGGTGGTCAGCCATGGCGGCGTCGCCCGCGCCGTGCTCGCCCTCGTCGGGGCCGTGCCACCGGCCAAGGCCTCGATGGTCGAGATCTGGCAGGGCAAGATCCTGGTCGTCACCGGCAACCGCGCCGACTGGGTGTAG
- the folP gene encoding dihydropteroate synthase — protein MPPALTLPDGRRLALNDRPLLMGIVNITPDSFSDGGMLQNAEQAIAHGVRLVEEGADIVDVGGESTRPGHAPLDAATELGRVLPVIAGLRERVGTPLSIDTWKAEVAEVALEAGVSIVNDVWGAQRDPAIAGVAARHGAPIILMHNRETTDPGLDILSDVLRFLERSIAIAREAGVPREQIVVDPGIGLFGKTPEQSLRLIRELAQLESLGCPVLLGASRKSVIGVVTGQSVPAERVAGSVAAHLFGATQGAAIIRAHDIAPHVQAFKVWAALSQSSEPSA, from the coding sequence ATGCCGCCGGCCCTGACATTGCCCGATGGTCGCAGGCTCGCCCTGAACGACCGCCCCCTGCTGATGGGGATCGTCAACATCACGCCCGATTCCTTCTCCGATGGCGGGATGCTGCAGAACGCCGAGCAGGCGATCGCGCATGGTGTCAGGCTGGTGGAGGAGGGCGCCGACATCGTCGATGTCGGCGGGGAATCGACGCGGCCCGGCCATGCGCCGCTCGATGCGGCTACCGAGCTCGGACGTGTGCTGCCGGTGATCGCCGGCCTGCGCGAGCGGGTCGGCACGCCGCTGTCGATCGACACCTGGAAGGCCGAAGTGGCGGAGGTGGCGCTGGAGGCGGGCGTCTCGATCGTCAACGATGTCTGGGGCGCGCAGCGCGACCCGGCCATTGCCGGTGTCGCCGCGCGGCACGGCGCCCCGATCATCCTGATGCACAACCGCGAGACGACCGACCCCGGGCTCGACATCCTGTCCGACGTGCTGCGCTTCCTCGAACGGTCGATCGCGATTGCGCGCGAGGCGGGTGTGCCGCGCGAGCAGATCGTCGTCGATCCCGGCATCGGGTTGTTCGGCAAGACGCCGGAGCAGTCGCTGCGCCTGATCCGCGAACTGGCACAGCTCGAGAGCCTAGGATGCCCGGTCCTGCTCGGGGCCTCGCGGAAATCGGTGATCGGTGTCGTCACGGGCCAGAGTGTTCCCGCCGAGCGCGTCGCCGGCAGCGTCGCCGCCCATCTCTTCGGGGCGACGCAGGGAGCGGCCATCATTCGCGCCCATGACATCGCCCCGCATGTGCAGGCGTTCAAGGTCTGGGCCGCCCTGTCACAGTCTTCGGAGCCAAGCGCGTGA
- the folB gene encoding dihydroneopterin aldolase, with protein sequence MSETGVILIEKLDIYAYHGFFSEEERLGQRFVLDLALETDLRPSAVSDALADTVNYGTVVGVVTEVFTTRRFNLLEAAARAVAMAVLERFPPVTRVEVTLRKPAPPIHATLASVGIKLSFAREG encoded by the coding sequence GTGAGCGAAACCGGCGTCATTCTGATCGAGAAGCTCGATATCTACGCCTATCACGGCTTCTTTTCCGAGGAGGAACGGCTGGGGCAGCGCTTCGTGCTCGACCTCGCGCTGGAAACCGATCTGCGGCCGTCCGCCGTCAGCGACGCGCTGGCCGATACCGTGAACTACGGCACCGTCGTCGGCGTGGTGACGGAGGTCTTCACCACGCGCCGCTTCAACCTGCTGGAGGCGGCCGCCCGCGCGGTGGCGATGGCCGTTCTGGAGCGTTTTCCCCCCGTCACCCGCGTCGAGGTCACGCTGCGCAAGCCGGCCCCGCCAATCCATGCGACGCTCGCCAGCGTCGGCATCAAGCTGAGTTTTGCGCGTGAGGGTTGA
- the folK gene encoding 2-amino-4-hydroxy-6-hydroxymethyldihydropteridine diphosphokinase: MRVEATLGLGGNLGDPVAAFATVFRRLETHEAVSLVRPSSVYRTAPWGKLDQPEFLNMAVLIETGLSARALLDLCLSLEREGGRERRERWGPRTLDIDILTYGGQAIDEPGLQVPHPRIAERAFVLAPLAEIAPGLEIGGRSVTDLLEAVIDDTIRRDPAATERLRALPAV, translated from the coding sequence GTGAGGGTTGAGGCCACGCTCGGCCTCGGTGGCAATCTGGGCGATCCGGTTGCGGCTTTCGCGACTGTGTTTCGCCGGCTGGAGACGCATGAGGCGGTTTCGCTGGTTCGCCCGTCCAGCGTCTACCGGACGGCGCCCTGGGGCAAGCTAGACCAGCCGGAATTCCTGAACATGGCGGTGCTGATCGAGACCGGGCTGTCGGCCCGCGCGCTGCTCGACCTCTGCCTGTCCCTCGAACGCGAGGGCGGGCGCGAGCGGCGCGAGCGCTGGGGGCCGCGCACGCTCGACATCGACATCCTGACCTATGGCGGGCAGGCGATCGACGAGCCCGGTTTGCAGGTGCCGCATCCGCGGATCGCGGAGCGGGCCTTCGTGCTGGCACCGCTGGCGGAGATCGCGCCGGGGCTGGAGATCGGTGGGCGATCAGTCACGGACCTCCTCGAAGCGGTCATCGACGACACCATCCGCCGGGACCCGGCTGCAACGGAGCGGCTGCGGGCTCTGCCGGCGGTCTAG
- the fabI gene encoding enoyl-ACP reductase FabI: MPESNALARPTANLLKGKRGLVMGVANNRSIAWGIAKAAADAGAELAFTYQGDALKKRVEPLAKELGGHVVGHCDVTDSASIDAVFAEVEKLWGKLDFVVHCIAFSDKDELTGRYVETTEANFTKSLLISCYSFTAVTQRAEKLMTDGGSMLTLTYYGAEKWMPHYNVMGVAKAALESSVQYLAADLGPSKIRVNAISAGPIKTLAASGIGDFRYILRWNEYNSPLRRTVTIEEVGETAVFLVSDMSRGITGEILHVDAGYHVVGMKVPTAPDITLDKAE, from the coding sequence ATGCCTGAATCAAACGCTCTCGCCCGGCCGACGGCCAATCTCCTCAAGGGCAAGCGCGGCCTCGTCATGGGTGTCGCCAACAACCGCTCGATCGCCTGGGGCATCGCCAAGGCCGCGGCCGACGCCGGCGCCGAACTCGCCTTCACCTATCAGGGCGACGCGCTGAAGAAGCGCGTCGAGCCGCTCGCCAAGGAACTGGGCGGCCATGTCGTCGGCCATTGCGACGTCACCGATTCCGCCTCGATCGACGCCGTCTTCGCCGAAGTCGAGAAGCTCTGGGGCAAGCTCGACTTCGTCGTCCACTGCATCGCCTTCTCCGACAAGGACGAGCTGACTGGCCGCTATGTCGAGACGACCGAAGCGAATTTCACCAAGTCGCTGCTGATCTCCTGCTACTCCTTCACCGCCGTCACCCAGCGCGCCGAGAAGCTGATGACCGATGGCGGCTCCATGCTGACGCTGACCTATTACGGCGCCGAGAAGTGGATGCCGCATTACAATGTCATGGGCGTCGCAAAGGCCGCGCTTGAGTCGAGCGTGCAGTATCTCGCCGCCGATCTCGGCCCCTCGAAGATCCGCGTCAACGCGATCTCGGCCGGCCCGATCAAGACGCTCGCCGCCTCCGGCATCGGCGATTTCCGCTACATCCTGCGCTGGAACGAATACAACTCGCCGCTGCGCCGCACGGTGACGATCGAGGAGGTCGGCGAGACCGCCGTGTTCCTCGTCTCCGACATGTCGCGCGGCATCACCGGCGAGATCCTGCATGTCGATGCCGGCTACCATGTCGTCGGCATGAAGGTGCCGACCGCGCCGGACATCACCCTCGACAAGGCCGAGTGA
- a CDS encoding DnaJ C-terminal domain-containing protein produces the protein MRDPYQILGVARSASEADIKKAYRRRAKDLHPDRNQDDPKAQDRFAELNGAYEILGDEAKRKQFDRGEIDGDGKPKFSGFEGMGAGRGGRAGGFEFNFGQGGHPFGAGGGASAGFDPSDIFGSLFGDAARRAGKARPEPQKPPEQSFTLEVTLAQAVAGATRRVRLPGGREVEVTIPEGVADGKVMRLRGLGQTDPFSGQTGDVLMTIKVKPDPRFTVEGDDLRTRVPVPLARAVLGGPVHIPTLTGAVEMTIPPLTGTTRSFRLRGKGLKGEGDKPGDLFVSIDIEMPESDAELTALLKARVE, from the coding sequence ATGCGCGACCCGTACCAGATTCTGGGCGTCGCCCGCTCGGCCAGCGAGGCCGACATCAAGAAGGCCTATCGCCGCCGCGCCAAGGATCTGCATCCCGACCGCAATCAGGACGATCCCAAGGCACAGGACCGCTTTGCGGAGCTCAACGGCGCCTATGAGATCCTCGGCGACGAGGCCAAGCGCAAGCAGTTCGACCGCGGCGAGATCGACGGCGATGGCAAGCCGAAATTCTCCGGCTTCGAGGGCATGGGCGCAGGCCGCGGCGGCCGCGCCGGTGGCTTCGAGTTCAATTTCGGCCAGGGCGGACACCCCTTCGGCGCCGGCGGCGGCGCGAGCGCCGGCTTCGACCCGTCCGACATCTTCGGCTCCCTCTTCGGCGATGCCGCACGCCGCGCCGGCAAGGCCCGCCCCGAGCCCCAGAAGCCGCCGGAACAGAGCTTCACCCTCGAAGTGACGCTGGCCCAGGCCGTCGCGGGTGCGACGCGGCGCGTGCGTCTGCCGGGCGGCCGCGAGGTCGAGGTCACGATTCCCGAGGGCGTCGCCGACGGCAAGGTCATGCGCCTGCGCGGGCTCGGCCAGACGGACCCGTTCTCGGGCCAGACCGGCGACGTGCTGATGACCATCAAGGTCAAGCCGGATCCACGCTTCACCGTCGAGGGCGACGACCTGCGCACCCGCGTGCCTGTGCCTCTCGCGCGCGCCGTTCTGGGCGGCCCTGTCCACATCCCTACGCTGACGGGCGCAGTCGAAATGACGATCCCGCCCCTGACCGGAACGACGCGCTCCTTCCGCCTGCGCGGCAAGGGTCTCAAGGGCGAAGGCGACAAGCCCGGCGATCTCTTCGTCTCGATCGACATCGAGATGCCGGAAAGCGATGCGGAGCTGACGGCGCTGCTGAAGGCGCGGGTCGAGTGA
- a CDS encoding RT0821/Lpp0805 family surface protein, with product MRALALAGAVLTGLAVAGCSVSFPIIGLSSKAEDEIATTSSILPARGTTKPGPLASLSSELGPEDLRRAEGAMAVALDPQGNGAAVSWDNPQSSMKGSFTPVGGPFLRADEICRAFIAHVATQTGPQRLQGTACRPSGGEWAVKDIGPWKGTG from the coding sequence ATGCGTGCGCTTGCCCTTGCCGGCGCGGTGCTCACCGGCCTCGCCGTCGCCGGCTGCTCGGTCTCATTCCCGATTATCGGCCTCTCCAGCAAGGCGGAGGACGAGATCGCCACGACATCCTCCATCCTGCCCGCCCGCGGCACCACCAAGCCCGGGCCCCTCGCCTCGCTCTCCTCCGAACTCGGCCCGGAGGATCTCCGCCGCGCCGAGGGCGCCATGGCCGTGGCGCTCGATCCGCAGGGCAACGGTGCCGCCGTCTCCTGGGACAACCCGCAGAGCAGCATGAAGGGCTCCTTCACCCCCGTCGGCGGCCCTTTCCTGCGGGCCGACGAGATCTGCCGCGCCTTCATCGCCCATGTCGCGACGCAGACCGGACCGCAGCGCCTGCAGGGCACGGCCTGCCGGCCCTCGGGCGGCGAATGGGCGGTCAAGGACATCGGCCCGTGGAAGGGCACCGGCTGA